TTAAAAATGTCCTAAACGTGTCGTGAGTCGGcataagtttttctttataacgCAGTTACCATCTGCCGAAAATGCTTTACTGCAAAAGCAAAAGCAATTTTATAGTAAATTCtttgttaatgaaataaatCCATTTGGTAGTTCCAAAATCATTCTTCCACTTGGAAAATTAATCATAAATCCTATATACTTTCACCGTGAAGAAGCGGGGATATAGCCCCATAGCTCATTACGGCCATATTGACCTCATGCGGAGTTGGGACATGAGCCGAATGCGGATTGCCTGGACCTGTTGCATACCAGGCTGGCTAGCGGAACATCGTAACTGGACTACACGACCAGTTAACAGACTGCACCAAATGCATCTAATTATACACTTTTATTGAACACTAGTAATGACATTGAGAGCACTGATCGTCTTACCGGTACTAATTAGACTGGTAAGATGAAAATTGGTATTCGTTTTGCAATTTTCTCGAGCGTAGgtactcacaaaaaaaaatatggtattccatgaattttaatttgtgcGCATCGCAGTTTCAATATGTGAACGATGTGATATGACGATATTGGTACATACTTCAGTAcatatgaaaattaatatgCAAGACCATTAACATCTTCGGATAGAGAACCTTCTTGACAAGGTAAAGTTCCTAAACACAATGCATTTAAAATCTGAGGACATAGTTCTTAATAAAACTGTTGACGAATTTTGTACAATAACGTACAaaacatgttttctttttagtgttCCCATAATAAAAGGGGCGTAACGCTATCATATCTATCGACACATGCCTACCTTAtcaaagtaggtaggtacatcaatacagttcatatcagTGTTCCAAATCTATAATGAGAATTCATTTTGTACATCAAATACTCAAAAACCCGGTCAAGACCATAGCAGTACCCGTTTGTAGGTCAAAGAAAATGTTCTGTTACCGATGTTTTGTAATGTAGATTATTCACGAAAACGTTTGACAATAAGGAGTTAACAGTTCCAAACAGTTGTTGGCAGCTGTAAGCTAAACAATCACTCTGCATTGTTTGTGTTGATGTGTTTTACAATTTAAGCATCGTCTGCAATACCTATGCTCAAAATACAGTTACAGCTGTCATCTTAAACGTCAAAAAACTGACATTGACATTACAAGTGACACTAAAAAGtgcattttcttattttatttcagtttcttttcggtatttatagtgtttttaaattagtaaGTGCAGCGGATGTAGTGGAGCGTGTTCCCAGCTAGGCGTGGTTCCAATCATGCACAGAGAAAGTAAAGGGCCGGCATCATCGCATCACATGCTTTCTCTCAGTTATGTTGACCCTGCTAATCACGACTTGGCTGGTTTAACTCTTCCCCGTACTAGTTACATAGCTTAAATCCACGACCGGCACACGTGTCCTGAAACTACCGTTATATTCAAATCTAAAGGAACCTATAGAAATGAGATagtatattaaataagttaatCAGCGTATTCGAATTTATACCAGGCATATAGGCACATAATcgtgatattaaaattaaactcatTCAGCCAAGTATAGCCATGTAGAGCCATGTATTCCTAAACTTAGATCAACTTATTAATATCAAAGATTTAAACTATTCCTCGTTTGATTTCACTTTCCATCAAACATGGAccagttttgttaaaaattgtCGTCAATAGCCTAATGCTTTTAAAATACATCGCCTAGTAGACACACTGACCTAACCTTCCTCAGCCTCAAGTTTgcagaataaaaacaaaagttgcAATACTAGTTTTTCAAGATAGACAGGTCGATACAGCCGATTGGAGTCCCACTTGCGATAAGTTTGGCCTCGAAATTAAGAGAAGTTAACTTTCGATGCCCTACAAAAGCTTAACACCTGTTGATGAGATATTATATGAAATATAACGGGAAAATATCTCGAATCTTATTCGAAATACGATACAGTAAGTAAACAGGTATACATAACTATGTAAGTCATAACATCTGGCAACAAGCTTGGAgacaagttaaatatttaagttagtATACCTATTCGTTCTTACATTAAAATGGTTAATCTGAAATTGCCATTTATACTGAAGCTTTAAAAGTTCCAATTTGAAAAACCCACAGagaatattgttaaaataagctTCTGAAGCAGAATAATAATCGACTTTGAACCTTGTTAGGTCGTTGCCCTCACGTTAAAAGATCAAAATTTATCCACGCAAGGTGTACTCTGCTCACCGTATCAAGTCTGCAAAAATTCTACTGCAGTGATACGAAACAAAAGTGAACTTTGTATCATCAGAGTTACGGGTTATAGTGTCTGCAGAGATGCTGTAGCTGAATTATAAGTTCGCTTCATAACCGGGCCGGCCCGTGCCTCCGTGCAAAAAGTCGTCGACTCGTCTGCCGCGAATAATTATTAAAAGGGCGCGAGCGATGGCGACATCTTGTCTCGTCTCGATGTGAGCCTCCCCCCCCTTGCCCCACTCCTCGCTTTACTGTTACTTTACACTGAACCTATGAATCTACTTTTCTACTTATCCAATAACTATGGTGGACGTATAAGTAGAGTAACAGCTAAACACAATTTGCTAACGacgatattgaaataaaaaaatcctccTCAAAATATtagtcatcatcctcatcatcctccgagcctttttcccaatcatgttggggtcggcttccagtctaaccggattcagctgagtaccagtgctttacaagaagcgactgcctatctgacctcctcaacccagttacccgggcaacccgataccccctggttagactggtgtcagacttactggcttctgactacccgtaacgactgccaaggatgttcaatgacagccgggacctacagtttaacgtgccatccgaaacacagccaatggtgtctaagatatacttagaaagtacatacaaacttagaaaagttgcattggtacttgcctgacctgggatcgaacccgcgccctcatactcgagaggttggtcctttacccactaggccaccacgactttttgacacctcaaaatattagtatacattataataatttgataaCTTGTTCTCGTAAGGAAAAGTCAAGCAAAGGCCATGAGGTCGATTACATTGGATTATTCCGTTGCTCTTGTTAGATACTGAACTGACACACATTTTGTTAATacaatttagattatttttacattcatatcactatttaaaaaaaccggcaTGACGTGATATGTATAAACTTCTTGATGCGTGATTCCTGCCCAGTAGGAGGAAGTGACAATAGGATATTAATAGAAAAGCATAATGATTTTGCGGAGCGAATGGCGCATACACGcaaatataaatagaacaaGACGATCTACCATAATCGTCACAtgcgttattattaaaacttaccTCATTTATATTATGGTAACAGTTTCTATTTAACCATAGGTATATTTTGTGCATCTTATATAAATGTTGATTTTCCAACGTTTCAGAGTGCAAGAACATCTCGTGATGGTGCGCTCGGACGACAGTGTGAGATAGCCGCCGCGCGGTATACGAAGTATGGGTGCCAACATGGGCAAGAACTCGAGCCTGCTCGATGCGCTGCCCACTGCGCAGGGCACGCTGCACGTCGTCATGCTGGGGCTCGACTCCGCCGGCAAGACCACCGCGCTCTACCGGCTCAAGTTCGACCAGTACCTCAACACTGTCCCCACCATCGGGTTCAACTGCGAAAAAGTCAAAGGCACACTAGGAAAGTCCAAAGGTGTCAACTTCCTAGTATGGGATGTCGGTGGGCAAGAAAAGCTACGACCTTTATGGAAGTCCTACACTAGATGCACGGACGGCATCATTTTTGTGCTAGATTCAGTAGATATAGAACGAATGGAGGAAGCCAAAATGGAGTTAATACGGACGGCAAAGTCTCCGGACAACACGGGCGTGCCGATCCTCGTGCTTGCGAACAAGCAGGACCTGCCAGGCGCCAAGGAGCCGCGCGAGCTGGAGAAGCTGCTGGGGCTGCACGAGCTGGTGTCGTCGCCGCACGGGTCGCGCGACGCGCACGCCTGGCACGTGCAGCCCGCCTGCGCCATCACCGGCGAGGGCCTGCACGAGGGGCTCGAGGCGCTCTACGAGATGATACTCAAGAGAAGAAAATTAGCCAAGTTGCAGAAAAAACGAGTCAGATAAACTATATTCTGCCGCGTTAGTGTTTGTGACAAGTCAGCCGTGCGCTGCTAACGGTACGGTTCGTGAacgttaagtattttaaaatgctCACTGTATGGATGATTTTTATAACGTCCGAGATAGAAACaccaaatattgttttactatagATGTATAACGTCTTATGAAATATTCCATCATCATGTTGCTCAAGTTATATTGAACATTTTGAAGGAaacgaatattataaattaaattaactactagtcattttcttttgaaaatagcTAGGTGGGAGATAAAGGTAGTACTACACTAAATCATAGATATGTCCGTTTGGTACGACCACTTCTGGCTTACATACATGGTAAATGATAGCTTGTACAGGGCCACTTGATCCGTGGTCAGCCTAAATATGCAAATCCAACGACATATACTTTTTAGATGGTTTTCATAGTTTGCAGAACGTGGCTCACACACAATATAATGTGGGACCATTAGTGTTACAGTATTTAGGTAACGTTAATGCGTGGTTGAGATGCAGTTGCTGGTAAATAGATGAAAGTGTCAACTTATAAATTAGTAATGTCTGTGAGAACTCACTATATGTATCTTTCTGAATGTCATGCTTTATATCATGTGtgtattaaattatcttttgtggtgtaatttattacaatacttAATGGCTAAACTTCGTACTTTTATCGgaatatctacctacctactgctgtattttatcatattttgtaaaatatgaatGTGTACTTTTCCTTCTGTCCAATCCTTAAATCTTAAAtctctttaaataatattatgttatgcaAACACCCATTCGTTATTGTTGCCCCATATGATACATTCTTTTCTCTGTATTTCATGTGTTGTAGCTAAACATTAGCATGTAAAggatttacattttaatgtgaTGTCATATAGGcattatttacaacataattATGAAGAGGCTTGTACTAAGTTTATGTTGGGAGAGCTTCTAGTTTttgtacatatacatacacaatTGTAAATACTGTACGGGAATATATCATACGAAATATACAacgtaaatatg
Above is a window of Helicoverpa armigera isolate CAAS_96S chromosome 11, ASM3070526v1, whole genome shotgun sequence DNA encoding:
- the LOC110370076 gene encoding ADP-ribosylation factor-like protein 4C, with the translated sequence MGANMGKNSSLLDALPTAQGTLHVVMLGLDSAGKTTALYRLKFDQYLNTVPTIGFNCEKVKGTLGKSKGVNFLVWDVGGQEKLRPLWKSYTRCTDGIIFVLDSVDIERMEEAKMELIRTAKSPDNTGVPILVLANKQDLPGAKEPRELEKLLGLHELVSSPHGSRDAHAWHVQPACAITGEGLHEGLEALYEMILKRRKLAKLQKKRVR